The Jiangella alba genome includes the window ACGACGGCTGCCATCCGTCGCTGTTCGTGGCCAGCTACGCGGGCCTGGTGGGCGCCGCGATGACGGCGTCCTGGCTGGAGGACGTGCCCCCGCGCGCGGACGACGCCGGCGGCGACGAGCAGGTCGCGACGGTGGTGGCGGCGCTCGTGGCGCACTCGGGGGAGGGGTGGACGCTGGACCGCATGGCCGGTCTCGTCCACCTGTCCCGTTCGGCGCTGACCGACCGGTTCCGCCGCGTCACCGGCCGCAGCCCGATGCGGGTGCTGCGCGACGTGCGGATGTGGGAGGCACGACGCAGGCTCGGCGGCGGGCAGGCGGTCACGCAGGTGGCGTACGCCGTCGGGTACGGGTCGGTGGCCGCGTTCAGCCGCGCCTTCTCCGCCCAGCACGGCGTCGCGCCGCAACGGTGGCGCGACCGCTCAGCGGGCCGGGATCCGCAACAGCGCGAACCCCACCCCGGCGGCCACGGCGGCAGCGGCGCCGACGACGAACGGGACCCCGACGCCGTAGGCATCGAGCAGGGCGCCGCCTGCCGCGGAGCCGAGCGTGATGGCGACCTGGAACGCGGTGACCTGCAGCGACATCGCGGACTCGACGCGTTCGGGTTCGACCCGCGCCACCCAGAGCTGGGTCGCCACCGGCACCATGTTGAACGCGAAGCCCCACAGCACGACCGCCACCGTCAGCAGCGGTAGCGCATCGGCCGTCGCGACCAGCAGGCTGACGCCGAGCAGCATCGGCGCGAGCGCTGCCAGCAGCCGCAGCCGGACGGCGGCCGCGCCGGCCACGATCGTCCCGGCGACGCCGCCGGCGCCCCAGGCCAGCAGCAGCCACGTCGTGGCGCCGGGGTCCAGCCGCTCCGTGGCGACGCGGATGTACGGGTACGCCGCGAAGTTGCCGAACGCCACCAGCACGACGCAGCCGATCCCGGCCATCAGCCGGCGGTGCCGGAGCGCCTGACGCAGCATCCGGATGCCCGCGGACGGGTGCGCCGGGACGGGCGGCAGCGTGCGGGCGAGCCCGGCGGCGGCCAGCAGGCCGAGCACGGCGGCCCCGCCGAACGCGGCCCGCCAGCCGACCACGTCCCCGACGACGGCGCCCACCGGCACGCCCACGACGGTCGCGACGCTGACCCCGAACGCCATCGCCGACGACACGGCCCGGGCCCGCCCACCCACCGCCGACAGTCCGGCCCCGAACGCGAACGACCAGTACCCGGCGATCGCCACCCCCAGCAGCAGCCGGCCGGCCAGCAGGACGGCGAAGTTCGGCGCGACCGCCACCGTGAGGTTCGCCGCCGCCCCGACGAGCAGCAGGCCGACGAGGACGGTGCGCCGGTCGGCGCGCGGCAACACGACGGCGATGCTCGGTGCGGTGACGGCGCCGGCGATCGCCGTGGCCGCGACCGCCAGCCCGGCGACCCCTTCGCTGACGCCGACGTCGGCCGCGAGGGCGGGCAGCACGCCAGCCGGCAGGAACTCGCTCGCGACCAGCATCGCGATACCGGCCGCGAGCGCGACGACGGGCGCCCAGCGGGGCCGGTCGGTCAGGGCGGCGGACGGCGCCGGCTGGGCGCGCGGGGACGGGGAGGCCACCCACCCACCCTCCGCCCCGGCGGCCGCCGCCGGTTGATCCCGCGACCGGGCCCGTTGATCCCGCGGCCGGTCGATCCCGCGGCCGGTTGATCCCCGGCCGCTACAGGCCGGACGCGTCGACGAGGCGCTGGCCGACGGCGCGGGTGGTGTGCCGCAGCTCCACGCAGCCGACGACCCGGAACGCCACCGGCAGCCGGGCCAGTTGCTCGGCGTACCACCAGGGGTTGCTGGTGCTGCCGGTCAGCCGGGTGGTGTCGTCGTCGATCGCCTCGAGGGTGCCGAGCATGGGCGCCACGCACGGCCGCACCTTCTCCAGCGGCCCTTCGATGATCACCTCGGTGTCGAACTCCCAGCCGCGCGCCAGGTGCGCCTCCAGTTCGGCGACGGCGTCGAGGCCGGGCGGCGGCGTGAACGGCGTCGTCAGCACGGACACCGACGTCACGCGGTCGATGCGGTACGCGCGCCGGGCGTCGGCGCCGTGCGACCAGCACAGCAGGTACCAGCGGCCGTGCCGGACGACGACGGCCCACGGCTCGACGTCGGCGGTCCATTCGGAGCCGGCCTCGGAGCGGTAGCTGAGGTGGACGCGGCGGCGGTCGGCGCAGGCCTGGACGAGCGTCGTCGCCGTCGACGGGTCGGGTCGGGCGGCCGCGCGGTCCGGTGCCGGGGCGGTCGTCCGCCGGACCGCCTCGGCCTGTTCGGCGATCGGCTCGGGCAGCGCCCGCAGCAGCTTGCCCAGTGCGCTGCCGACCGGGTCGGCGGCGTCGGCGGCGTCGTGGTGACCGTCGAGGACGGCCATGACCAGGCCGAGCACCTCGGCGGCGGTGAACAGCAGCGGCGGCAGCCGGACGCCGCGGCCGAGCCGGTAGCCGCCGTACGGGCCGCGGGCCGACTCGATCGGCAGGCCGGCTTCGCGCAGGATGCCGACGTAACGGCGGGCGGCCCGCTCGGTGACGCCCAGGGCGTCGGCCAGCCGGTCGGCGGTGATGCCGGGGCCGGACTGGATGAGTTCGAGGGCGAGCAGCGCCCGCGCGGTGGGGCTGGCGTCGTGCGTCATCGCAAGATCTTTCCGGATCCGGAAGCGGAACGTCCGGAATCGACTCTAGCGTTCCGGGCATGGACCTACAGGACATGACCGTCATCAAGGAGTCGATGGCGGGCGACGAGGTCGAGATGCTGATGTTCGCCCTCGAACGCGCCCGGGCACAGTTCGCCTGGAAGTGCGACGGCCTCGACGCCGACGCGCTGAACACGACGCTGCCGCCGTCGGCGATGACGCTCGGCGGGTTGCTCAAGCACGTCGCGCTCTGCGAGGACCTGCGGATCAACGAGTTCCTGACCGGTGACCACCTGCCCGAGCCGTGGAAGCAGGAGCACTTCGACGCCGACCCCGAGTGGGCCTGGCACTCGGCGGCGGACGACACCCCCGACGAGCTGTACGCGTTGTGGCGTGCCTCGGTCGAGCGGTCCCGGGCGGCGTGGGCGACGGTGCTCGCGAACGGCGGCGGCCTGGACCAGCCGTCGATCTTCACCACTCAGGCCGGTGAGCATCCCAACCTGCGCCGCGTCCTCGTCGACGCGGTCGAGCACTACATCCGGCACGCCGGGCATGCCGACCTCCTCCGCGAGAACGTCGACGGCCGCGTCGGCGAGGACCCGCCGCAGCCGTCGGCGTCGTGAGGGAGCCGATCGACGCAGGTCAGGTGCGGGTGGTCCCGGCGAACGAGGCGTCCTGGCACGACCTGACGCTCGTCTTCGGGACGGCCGACTACGCGGCCCGCTGCCGCTGCCAGTGGTTCAAGGTCGAGGGGTGGATCTGGCGCGACTCGACGCTGGACGGACGGCTCGCGGCGCAGGAGGAGCAGACCCACTGCGACGAGCCGGACGCGCCCGAGACCAGCGGTCTGGTCGCCTACGTCGACGGCGAGCCGGCCGGCTGGGTGGCGGTCGAGCCGCGCCTGAACTACCCGGCACTGTTGCGCCGTCGCAGCCCGGTGGTCTGGCGGGGCCGCCACGAGGACCCCGACGACGCCGGCGTCTGGGCGGTGACCTGCGTGATCGTCCGCAAGGGCTACCGTGGCCGCGGCCTGATGTACCACCTCGCCGCGGCCACCGTCGGCCACGCCCGCGACCGCGGCGCCCGGGCGCTGGAGGCGTACCCGATGCTCACCGAGCCGGGCAAGGAGATCACCTGGGGCGAGCTGCACGTCGGCGCCCGGCAGGTGTTCGAGGAGGCCGGGTTCACGCAGGTCAGCCACCCCACCAAGCGTCGTGTCGTGATGCGGGTGGAATTCGGCGCATAGGTGTGTCGGATCGAGGCCGTCCCGTTCGTCGTGGGGGCGTACCGCGAAGATGACAGCATCCATGCGAAGGAGAACCCGCCATGAAGTACCTGATGCTCGTCGGCACCGACCCCGACCACTCCGAGACCGACGCCGCGGCAGCTCCCGACATCGAGGAGTGGTTCGCCTACGTGACGGGCGCCGGCAAGCACGTCGTCGGTGACCGCCTGCGCCCGTCGTCCGCCGCGACGACGGTCCGGGTCCGGGGCGGCGAGCTGCTGGTCACCGACGGCCCGTTCGCCGAGACCAACGAGTGGATCGTCGGCTTCGACGTGCTCGACTGCGCCGACCTCGACGAGGCGATCGAGATCGCGTCGAAGCACTCGATGGCCTACACCGGGCGGCTGGAGCTGCGCCCGTTCTGGCCCCTCGACGGGTGACGGACGCCCGCGCGGCCGTCGCCGATGCCGTCGCCGCCGAGCGGCTGCGCATCGTCGCCGCGCTCATCCGGGTGACGGGCGACTTCGACCTCGCCGAGGACTGCGTGCAGGACGCCGTCGAACGGGCGCTGGCGCGCTGGCCGCTCGACGGCGTCCCGGACCACCCGGGCGCCTGGCTGACGACGACCGCCCGGCGCCGCGCCGTCGACGTCCTCAGGCGGCGGCAGACCGAGCGGGCGAAGCTGCGCGAGGCGCAGGCGCTGGCCGAGCTGGCCCGCGACCTCACCGGCGACGACCCCGGGCCGTATGGCGACGACCGGCTGAAGCTGCTGTTCACCTGCTGCCACCCGGCGCTGCCGATGGCCGGCCGGGTGGCGCTGACGCTGAAGTCGGTCGCCGGGCTGTCGACGCGGCAGATCGCCCGCGCGTTCCTCGTCAGCGAGGCGACGATGGGGCAGCGGCTGCTGCGCACGAAGAACAAGATCGAGCACGCCGGCATCGGCTTCCGGGTGCCCGAGCCGCACCGGCTGGCCGCCCGCACGGACGCCGTCCTCGCCGTCGTCTACCTGATCTTCACCGAGGGGTACGCGATGCTGCACGACGACCTCGCCGCCGAGGCCGTCGAGCTGTCCGGGCTGGTCGCGCGGCTGCTGCCCGAGGACGACGAGGCGCTGGGACTGCACGCCCTGCTGCTCCTGCAGCACGCCCGCCGCGCGGCCCGGACCGACGTGGACGGCGACCTGGTCACGGTGGAGAACCAGGACCGCGGCCGCTGGGACCACGACGCGATCGAGGCCGGGCTGACGGCGCTCGCGGCGGCTCGCGCGACCGGCCGGGCGCCCGGGTACTACCGGCTGCAGGCCGAGATCGCGGCGCTGCACTCCACCGCCGTCCACCCGGACGCGACCGACTGGGTCCGCATCGTCGCCGCCTACGACGCGTTGCTCGCGCTGCGCCCGTCGCCGGCGATCGAGCTGAACCGGGCGGTGGCGGTCGGTTTCCGGGACGGGCCGGAGGTCGGGCTGGCCGCGGTGGACGGCGTCACGGACCACCCGCTGCTGTCCGCCGTCAGGGCCGATCTGCTGCGCCGGGCCGGACGGCGCACCGAGGCGGCCGCGGCCTACCGCGACGCCGTCGCCGCCGCCCGGACCGAGCCCGAACGGCGGCTGCTGGAACGCCGCCTCCGCGAGGTCAGTGGTCCAGCCGCCGATAGTTGACGACGAAGTCGGTCGCCCACACCCGGCCGTCCGGAGAGGCCTCCCAGCGTCCGTCGATCGTCGCGCCGTCGCCGGCCACCGTGCCCTCGAAGCGCTGGTGGAAGTTCTCGCCGGGGCGCGAGGAGAGGGTCCACCGGCCGCCGTCGAAGGCCATCGCGTAGACACGGGCGACGCCGCGGGAGTCGGTGTAGAGCATCGTGTAGGCGCCGGAATGGTCGTCGACGCCGATGACGGCCTCGGTCCAGTCCGGGGCCAGGCCCTGCCACTCGGGCACGACGAACGTCTGCGGGTCGGTCCGCTGGGCCAGGAATCCGCCGTCGAGCCGGCGGAACGTCGTGGTGGCGGTGCTCATGAGCCGGTCGTCGATGGTCGCGGTGAGCTCCCACGAACCCACGAGGACGTCGAGGCGGGCCAGCCGAGGATTCACGGTGATGTCCATGACTCCTCAGACTGGCCCACCGGGCCGAATTCATCGAGGGCTCAGCCCACCATCGCGGGCCCGCGCTCGGCCGGCACCTCCTCCACCCGGCGCGTCGGCTGCGGCGACGGCGCCGACTCGGTGAGCGCCAGCCGGTCGTGCACCCGGCGCAGCGGCCGCGGCAGCCACCAGTTGCCCTTGCCGAGCAGCGTCATCGTCGCCGGGACCAGCAGCATCCGGACCACGATCGCGTCCAGCGCGATCGCCAGCACCAGCCCCAGCCCGATCGCCTTGATCGGCGCGAACCCGCCGAACACGAACCCGGTGAAGACGACGCCGATGATCAGGGCGGCCGCGGTGACGATGCCGCCGGTGCGCTGCAGCCCGGCGACCACCGAGCCGTGCGCGCCGTCGCCGGCCAGCCAGCGCTCGCGGATCCGCGACAGCAGGAACACCTCGTAGTCGACGGACAGCCCGAACGCGATCGCGCCGACCAGGATCGGGACGGTCAGGTGCAGGTAGCCGAGGCCCTCGCTGCCGAGCAGCCCGGCGAGGTGACCCTGCTGGAAGACCCAGACGACCACGCCGAGGGCGGCGCCGATGCTCAGCAGGTTGGTGAGGATCGCCTTGATCGGCAGCAGGATCGACCCGGTGAACGCGAA containing:
- a CDS encoding DUF664 domain-containing protein; the protein is MDLQDMTVIKESMAGDEVEMLMFALERARAQFAWKCDGLDADALNTTLPPSAMTLGGLLKHVALCEDLRINEFLTGDHLPEPWKQEHFDADPEWAWHSAADDTPDELYALWRASVERSRAAWATVLANGGGLDQPSIFTTQAGEHPNLRRVLVDAVEHYIRHAGHADLLRENVDGRVGEDPPQPSAS
- a CDS encoding RNA polymerase sigma factor; protein product: MTDARAAVADAVAAERLRIVAALIRVTGDFDLAEDCVQDAVERALARWPLDGVPDHPGAWLTTTARRRAVDVLRRRQTERAKLREAQALAELARDLTGDDPGPYGDDRLKLLFTCCHPALPMAGRVALTLKSVAGLSTRQIARAFLVSEATMGQRLLRTKNKIEHAGIGFRVPEPHRLAARTDAVLAVVYLIFTEGYAMLHDDLAAEAVELSGLVARLLPEDDEALGLHALLLLQHARRAARTDVDGDLVTVENQDRGRWDHDAIEAGLTALAAARATGRAPGYYRLQAEIAALHSTAVHPDATDWVRIVAAYDALLALRPSPAIELNRAVAVGFRDGPEVGLAAVDGVTDHPLLSAVRADLLRRAGRRTEAAAAYRDAVAAARTEPERRLLERRLREVSGPAADS
- a CDS encoding MFS transporter, yielding MASPSPRAQPAPSAALTDRPRWAPVVALAAGIAMLVASEFLPAGVLPALAADVGVSEGVAGLAVAATAIAGAVTAPSIAVVLPRADRRTVLVGLLLVGAAANLTVAVAPNFAVLLAGRLLLGVAIAGYWSFAFGAGLSAVGGRARAVSSAMAFGVSVATVVGVPVGAVVGDVVGWRAAFGGAAVLGLLAAAGLARTLPPVPAHPSAGIRMLRQALRHRRLMAGIGCVVLVAFGNFAAYPYIRVATERLDPGATTWLLLAWGAGGVAGTIVAGAAAVRLRLLAALAPMLLGVSLLVATADALPLLTVAVVLWGFAFNMVPVATQLWVARVEPERVESAMSLQVTAFQVAITLGSAAGGALLDAYGVGVPFVVGAAAAVAAGVGFALLRIPAR
- a CDS encoding GNAT family N-acetyltransferase, which produces MREPIDAGQVRVVPANEASWHDLTLVFGTADYAARCRCQWFKVEGWIWRDSTLDGRLAAQEEQTHCDEPDAPETSGLVAYVDGEPAGWVAVEPRLNYPALLRRRSPVVWRGRHEDPDDAGVWAVTCVIVRKGYRGRGLMYHLAAATVGHARDRGARALEAYPMLTEPGKEITWGELHVGARQVFEEAGFTQVSHPTKRRVVMRVEFGA
- a CDS encoding helix-turn-helix transcriptional regulator; the protein is MTHDASPTARALLALELIQSGPGITADRLADALGVTERAARRYVGILREAGLPIESARGPYGGYRLGRGVRLPPLLFTAAEVLGLVMAVLDGHHDAADAADPVGSALGKLLRALPEPIAEQAEAVRRTTAPAPDRAAARPDPSTATTLVQACADRRRVHLSYRSEAGSEWTADVEPWAVVVRHGRWYLLCWSHGADARRAYRIDRVTSVSVLTTPFTPPPGLDAVAELEAHLARGWEFDTEVIIEGPLEKVRPCVAPMLGTLEAIDDDTTRLTGSTSNPWWYAEQLARLPVAFRVVGCVELRHTTRAVGQRLVDASGL
- a CDS encoding YciI family protein, with the protein product MKYLMLVGTDPDHSETDAAAAPDIEEWFAYVTGAGKHVVGDRLRPSSAATTVRVRGGELLVTDGPFAETNEWIVGFDVLDCADLDEAIEIASKHSMAYTGRLELRPFWPLDG